AAAAAGCCAACAAAGCGTACAGAGTTATTCACTATAAAGATGCGAAACGCCCCGCACAAAAGCAAAGTCAACAGCCTGGAGTTGAGCACAGGATGATATTTACTGCGGAAAAACGCGCGGAATTTCCGTAACATAAAAACAGCCAGATTAGATAATCTAATGCGAAAAAGTCAGTGAAATTAGATTATTTCAAACGAGGGGAATTTCCCGGCCCACAGGCCGGGAGAAGAAAGTGTGATGGGGGTCTGGTTTACTGAAGCCAGTCCGGCAGATCGTTAAGCCCCATCGCCTGACGCAGAAGTTGAGGTTTAACGCCTGGAAGGGTATCAGCCAGTTTCAGGCCGAGGTCGCGCAGCAGTTTTTTCGCCGGGTTCGCCCCGGCAAACAGTTCGCGGAACCCCTGCATACCTGCCAGCATCATTGCCGCGCTGTGTTTGCGGCTGCGCTCGTAGCGACGCAGATAAAGGTGCTGACCAATATCCTTGCCTTCGCGATGCAGTCGGCGCAGTTCGTCCACCAGTTCGGCGGCATCCATAAAGCCCAGGTTTACGCCCTGCCCGGCCAGCGGATGAATGGTATGCGCCGCGTCGCCCACCAGCGCCAGACGATGCGCGGCAAACTGGCGCGCATAGCGGCCGGTCAACGGAAATACCTGACGCTCGCTTTCGACGGAGCACAGCCCCAGCCGGTTATCAAACGCCACGCACAAAGCCTGATTGAACTCCTCGGCTGACGCCTCCTGCATCTGCTGGGCCTTCTCGGGCGCCAGCGACCAGACGATCGAACAGAGATGCGGATCGCTGAGCGGCAGGAAGGCCAGAATGCCGTCATTGTGGAAGATCTGCCGGGCCACGGCCTGATGCGGCTCCGCCGTGCGAATAGTGGCGACCAGGGCATGGTGACGATAGTCCCAGTACGTTAGCGGAATGTCGGCTTTATTTCGCAGCCAGGAGTTTGCGCCATCGGCCCCCACCACCAGGCGAGCGGTGAGCATGTCTCCGCTTTGCAGGGTAATAAAGGCGTCGTTTTCACCCCAGGCGACCTGCTGCAGCGCAGCAGGCGCAATCAGCGTAACATCGCTGCACTGCTGCGCTTTCTGCCACAGAGCATGGTGGATGACCGCATTTTCAATGATATGCCCGAGATGGCTGTAGCCCATGCTCTCGTCATCAAACGCGATATGCCCGAAGCTGTCTTTATCCCACACTTCCATCCCGTGATAACAGCTGGCGCGTTGGGCGATAATCTCCGACCAGACGCCGACGCGGGTCAGCAGCTTTTCACTGGCGGCGTTGATCGTCGAGACGCGTAGCTCAGGCGGCGCGTCGGGAGCGACAGGCTGCGGCTGCTTCTGCTCCAGCACCGCCACGCGCAGACCGCTGCCCTGCAAGCCGCAGGCCAGCGCCAGTCCTACCATTCCGCCACCGACAATGGCGACATCAACATTCTGCACTTTGTTTACTCCTTAGCGAGCGACCCAACCAAGCGTCCTCTGTGCCAGCACATCTCGTGCCGGAATGAATAGTTCCATCGCCATCAACCCTGCGTTACGGCCCGCCACCAGCGGTGCCCAGCGATTGGCAAACAGATGCACCAGCCCATCGGTTACGCCGATGGTGGCCTCTTTATCGGCCTGGCGTCGTTTCTGGTAATGGCATAAGACCGGGTAGGCACCGCAATCCTGCTGTTGCGCAAACGCCTGGGCCAGCGTTTCGGCCAGGGTCATGACATCGCGCAGTCCGAGATTAAAGCCCTGCCCGGCGATGGGGTGTAACGTCTGGGCCGCATTGCCCACCAGCGCGACGCGATGGGAGACAGACTGCGACGCCGTGGTTAACGCCAGGGGATAAAACGCCCGCTTGCCGGCATGGGTGATACGTCCCAGCCGCCAGCCAAAGGCTTTTTGCAGTTCGGTACAGAAGCGTTCATCAGACCAGCTCTGCACCTCATCCGCACTCTCCAGGGGATGGCACCAGACCAGCGAACTGCGCCCCTGGGACATCGGCAGCATGGCCAGCGGGCCGTGCTGAGTAAAACGTTCAAAGGCGCGCCCCCGGTGCGGCTCGGCGGTGGCGACGTTAGCAATCACCGCCAACTGATGGTAAGGCTGCTGTTGCCACTGGATCCCACACTGCTGGCCGAGTGCCGAACGGGAACCGTCGGCGGCCACCAGCAGCTGTCCGTCCAGCGTCGTGCCGTCATCCAGGGTGACGCTCACCGCGTCTTCGCTGCGGGTAAAGCGCTCCACGCGCGCGGGGCAGTGCAGAGTTACGCCTGGGGCCTCTTTTAACAGACGGAACAGGCGCAGGCCCACGTCGTGCAGCTCAACCACCTGCCCCAGCGCATCAATACGGTAATCCTGCGCCTCAAGGGTAACAAACCCGGCATGGCCCCGGTCGCTGACATGAACGGTTTCGATGGCCGTGGCGCAATCGGCAATGGCCTGCCAGATGCCGCTGCGTGCCAGCTGCTGGCAGGTGCCCTGCGCCAGGGCGATAGCGCGTCCGTCAAATCCCGGATGACCGGTCGACTGTGGCGCAACGGCCTCTACCAGATGAACCGGAAGTTTGCCCTGGGTCAGGGAGGAGATCGCCAGCGCAAGCGTAGCTCCCGTCATGCCTCCGCCAACGATGATGATGCTCATGGGCGCGCCGCCGCCATCAGCGCCTCAATCTCGTCGGCGTTTTTCACCACCGAAGCGGTCAGGTTCTCGTTGCCGGTTTCGGTGATGACAATGTCATCTTCGATACGAATGCCGATCCCGCGATACTCCGCAGGCACATCGGCATCCGGGGCGATATAGAGTCCCGGCTCAACGGTGAGCACCATGCCCGGCTCCAGCACGCGGGAACGTTCCGGGCCGTAGACACCCACATCATGCACATCCAGCCCCAGCCAGTGGCTCAGGCCATGCATAAAGAAGGGACGGTGCGCGTTTTCGGTAATCAGCTGTTCGACATCGCCGTGCAGAATACCCAGCTCCACCAGGCCACTAATCATGATGCGCACCACTTCGCCGGTGACTTCCTGAATGGAGGTACCGGGGCGGAACAGCATCAGGGCGGTGTCCAGCGAGTGCAGGACGATGTCGTAAATGGCGCGTTGGGCGGGTGTGAATTTGCCGTTCACCGGGAAGGTGCGGGTGATATCCCCGGCATAGCCTTTATATTCGCAACCGGCATCAATCAGCACCAGATCGCCATCGCGCAGTTCGGACTCGTTTTCGGTGTAGTGCAGAATGCAGCCATTTTCCCCGCCGCCAACAATAGTGTTGTAGGCCGGGTAGCGCGCGCCGTGGCGGGTGAATTCATGATGAATTTCGCCTTCGAGCTGATATTCAAACATCCCCGGACGGCATTTTTGCATCGCCCGGGTATGGGCCAGCGCGCTGATTTCACCTGCACGACGCATCACGTCCAGCTCTTCCGCCGATTTAAACAGGCGCAGCTCGTGCACAGCAGGACGCCAGTCGGTGAGCGTTGCCGGGGCTTTCAGGTTTTGCCGGGAGCCTTTGCGCAGCTTATCCAGCGCGGCAAAAACGATCTCATCGGCCCAGGCGTATTCACCCTGCGCGTGATAGACCACATCCAGACCATTCAGCAGTTGGTAAAGCTGCTCGTTGATCTCGCTGAACGCCAGCGCACGATCCACGCCCAGCTTTTCGGGCGCAGCCTGCTGGCCTAAGCGGCGACCAAACCAGATCTCGGCGGTCAGATCCCGGACGCGGTTAAACAGCACGCTGTGGTTGTGGGTGTCATCACTTTTAATCAGCACCAGTACCGACTCCGGCTCGTTGAAGCCGGTGAAGTACCAGAAATCACTGCTCTGGCGGTACGGATATTCGCTATCGTTACTGCGCGTGGCCTCCGGTGCGGCAAATATCAGCGCGGCGCTTCCCGGCTGCATTGTGGCCAGCAGCGCCTGCCGACGGCGCAGATACTCTTGCTGAGTCATGACACCCTCCAGTCGTTGTTATTAGTGTAAGGTTGGTTTGCGCACTTCCGGCGCAGTCGGTTGGGTCCGCGTAAAGGTATCGTGGCAGAGCAGCGACGCAACGCGCACATACTCAATGATCTCTTCGAGGGACATCTCCAGTTCTTCCTGGTCTTCGTCCTCGTCGTATCCCAGCTGCGCAATGTTGCGCAGATCGTCGATAGCTTCTCCGGCTTCGCCCGTCACCTTCTCAAGCTTAGGCTGCGTTACGCCCAACCCCAACAGGTAGTGGTTGACCCATCCGGCCAGCGCATCGGCGCGATCGAACACGCTGACGTCATCGCCATCAGGCAGATAAAGCTGAAAAAGGAAGCCGTCATCTTCCAGCGCATCGCTAATTGCGCCATGCATGCTGCGCAACGCCTGGGCCAGATCGTGACCAAACGCCAGACCTTCGTTCGTCAGGTCGTGAACCAGCGGCAGCCATGAGCTGTCGCTGTTTCCACCACACAGCATCCCGCTGATCAGACCGTGCATTTCAGCCGGGGTTAAACCTACGCCCTGCTGGTTCAGTAACTGGCTAAGGTCGTTGTAGCCAGGCATTTCGTTCTGTATAGACATGCGCATTCGTCATCATTGGGAGGAATATTCATGGTATGCTACCACTTTGGACCCTGGTGAACCAGAATAGGGCTTGTATCTGCGCACCAGGGTAGCTATAGTGTCGCCCCTTCGCAGCCCCCGGAATCGGGTGTGAAGGCAGCGCAGTCAAACAGCAGGAAGGTGGCATGTCTGCACAACCCGTCGATATCCAAATTTTTGGCCGTTCGCTGCGAGTGAATTGTCCGCCTGAACAAAGGGATGCTTTGAATCAGGCTGCGGATGATTTGAATCAGCGGTTGCAAGATTTAAAAGAACGCACTAGAGTCACAAATACTGAGCAGCTGGTCTTCATCGCCGCGTTGAACATCAGTTATGAGCTGACTCAGGAAAAAGCGAAGACCCGCGAATACGCGGCGAGCATGGAACAACGTATTAAAATGCTCCAGCAGACCATTGAACAGGCATTGCTTG
This DNA window, taken from Leclercia adecarboxylata, encodes the following:
- the ubiI gene encoding FAD-dependent 2-octaprenylphenol hydroxylase, whose protein sequence is MQNVDVAIVGGGMVGLALACGLQGSGLRVAVLEQKQPQPVAPDAPPELRVSTINAASEKLLTRVGVWSEIIAQRASCYHGMEVWDKDSFGHIAFDDESMGYSHLGHIIENAVIHHALWQKAQQCSDVTLIAPAALQQVAWGENDAFITLQSGDMLTARLVVGADGANSWLRNKADIPLTYWDYRHHALVATIRTAEPHQAVARQIFHNDGILAFLPLSDPHLCSIVWSLAPEKAQQMQEASAEEFNQALCVAFDNRLGLCSVESERQVFPLTGRYARQFAAHRLALVGDAAHTIHPLAGQGVNLGFMDAAELVDELRRLHREGKDIGQHLYLRRYERSRKHSAAMMLAGMQGFRELFAGANPAKKLLRDLGLKLADTLPGVKPQLLRQAMGLNDLPDWLQ
- the ubiH gene encoding 2-octaprenyl-6-methoxyphenyl hydroxylase — protein: MSIIIVGGGMTGATLALAISSLTQGKLPVHLVEAVAPQSTGHPGFDGRAIALAQGTCQQLARSGIWQAIADCATAIETVHVSDRGHAGFVTLEAQDYRIDALGQVVELHDVGLRLFRLLKEAPGVTLHCPARVERFTRSEDAVSVTLDDGTTLDGQLLVAADGSRSALGQQCGIQWQQQPYHQLAVIANVATAEPHRGRAFERFTQHGPLAMLPMSQGRSSLVWCHPLESADEVQSWSDERFCTELQKAFGWRLGRITHAGKRAFYPLALTTASQSVSHRVALVGNAAQTLHPIAGQGFNLGLRDVMTLAETLAQAFAQQQDCGAYPVLCHYQKRRQADKEATIGVTDGLVHLFANRWAPLVAGRNAGLMAMELFIPARDVLAQRTLGWVAR
- the pepP gene encoding Xaa-Pro aminopeptidase, with translation MTQQEYLRRRQALLATMQPGSAALIFAAPEATRSNDSEYPYRQSSDFWYFTGFNEPESVLVLIKSDDTHNHSVLFNRVRDLTAEIWFGRRLGQQAAPEKLGVDRALAFSEINEQLYQLLNGLDVVYHAQGEYAWADEIVFAALDKLRKGSRQNLKAPATLTDWRPAVHELRLFKSAEELDVMRRAGEISALAHTRAMQKCRPGMFEYQLEGEIHHEFTRHGARYPAYNTIVGGGENGCILHYTENESELRDGDLVLIDAGCEYKGYAGDITRTFPVNGKFTPAQRAIYDIVLHSLDTALMLFRPGTSIQEVTGEVVRIMISGLVELGILHGDVEQLITENAHRPFFMHGLSHWLGLDVHDVGVYGPERSRVLEPGMVLTVEPGLYIAPDADVPAEYRGIGIRIEDDIVITETGNENLTASVVKNADEIEALMAAARP
- a CDS encoding YecA family protein; amino-acid sequence: MSIQNEMPGYNDLSQLLNQQGVGLTPAEMHGLISGMLCGGNSDSSWLPLVHDLTNEGLAFGHDLAQALRSMHGAISDALEDDGFLFQLYLPDGDDVSVFDRADALAGWVNHYLLGLGVTQPKLEKVTGEAGEAIDDLRNIAQLGYDEDEDQEELEMSLEEIIEYVRVASLLCHDTFTRTQPTAPEVRKPTLH
- the zapA gene encoding cell division protein ZapA, with protein sequence MSAQPVDIQIFGRSLRVNCPPEQRDALNQAADDLNQRLQDLKERTRVTNTEQLVFIAALNISYELTQEKAKTREYAASMEQRIKMLQQTIEQALLDQGRITDRPGQNFE